A window of the Pseudomonas gozinkensis genome harbors these coding sequences:
- a CDS encoding TonB-dependent receptor, translating to MPSRFHTFQPRLTLMASALLIASPAFAADPLELQPQVITGNPLGSQTLASPSTVLSGDDLTLQQKGSLGETLNKQPGVSSSYFGPGASRPIIRGQDGDRIRILRNGVGALDASSLSYDHAVPLDPVNVERIEIVRGPAALLYGGSAIGGVVNTFDNRIPTEAIEGIHGAGELRYGGADTTRSSAGKLEAGNGQFALHLDASAREFNDLKIPGYAKTGRERANDDGDSKKHRLANSDGRQDGGAVGGSYTWDDGYAGLSYSNYDSNYGSPAEDDVRIRMEQEHYAFASEIRNLEGPFSSVKFDAGYTDYQHREIEGGEVGTTFKNKGYEARVEARHQPLGPFNGVIGAQVSRNEFSALGEEAFVPHTDTDAGALFILEELQATDRLLFTLGGRLEHTTVDPDAKGNERFANADRSSSFTAGSLSSGAVYTLTPVWSVAATLGYTERAPTFYELYANGAHVATGTYEVGDAGLSKEKAVSSDLALRFDNGTHKGSVGVFYSHFSNYIGLLGTGRTLNEEGEEDADGIPEYTYSGVRARFSGIEAQDRWTLGENAYGKFALELSGDYTRAKNLDNGQDLPRIAPLRLNTGLLWELDRWQARIDVEHASSQHRVPDNESSTDGYTTLGANVGYHFDVGQSKWLAFVNAENLTNQTVRYASSILRDIAPAEGRSIQVGLRTTF from the coding sequence ATGCCTTCCCGTTTCCACACCTTCCAACCCCGCCTGACGCTCATGGCCTCGGCGCTGCTGATCGCTTCGCCTGCATTCGCCGCCGACCCGCTGGAACTGCAACCGCAAGTCATCACCGGCAATCCGCTGGGCAGTCAGACCCTGGCTTCGCCTTCGACCGTGTTGAGCGGCGATGACCTGACGCTGCAGCAAAAGGGCAGCCTCGGCGAAACCCTGAACAAGCAGCCGGGTGTGTCGTCGTCCTACTTCGGCCCGGGTGCCAGTCGCCCGATCATTCGCGGGCAAGACGGCGATCGCATCCGCATCCTGCGCAACGGCGTCGGCGCGCTGGACGCCTCGTCGCTGTCCTACGATCACGCAGTGCCGCTGGACCCGGTCAACGTCGAGCGCATCGAAATCGTCCGTGGCCCGGCAGCGTTGCTGTATGGCGGCAGCGCCATCGGCGGGGTGGTCAACACCTTCGACAACCGTATCCCGACCGAAGCCATCGAAGGCATTCATGGTGCCGGCGAGTTGCGCTACGGCGGCGCCGACACCACTCGCAGCAGCGCCGGCAAACTCGAAGCCGGTAACGGCCAGTTTGCCTTGCACCTGGATGCCAGCGCCCGTGAGTTCAATGACCTGAAGATTCCCGGCTACGCCAAGACCGGTCGTGAACGGGCGAACGACGATGGCGATTCGAAGAAGCATCGGCTGGCCAACAGCGACGGTCGTCAGGATGGCGGGGCGGTGGGCGGGTCGTACACCTGGGATGACGGTTACGCGGGGCTGTCGTACAGCAATTACGACTCCAACTATGGCTCGCCGGCCGAAGACGATGTGCGCATCCGCATGGAGCAGGAGCACTACGCGTTCGCCTCCGAAATCCGCAACCTCGAAGGCCCGTTCAGCTCGGTCAAATTCGACGCCGGCTACACCGATTACCAGCACCGGGAAATCGAGGGCGGCGAGGTTGGCACCACATTCAAGAACAAAGGCTACGAGGCGCGGGTCGAGGCACGGCATCAGCCGCTGGGGCCGTTCAACGGGGTGATTGGTGCGCAGGTCAGTCGCAACGAGTTCTCGGCGCTGGGCGAAGAAGCGTTCGTGCCGCACACCGATACCGACGCCGGTGCACTGTTCATTCTCGAAGAGCTGCAAGCCACCGATCGTCTGCTGTTCACCCTCGGCGGACGCCTCGAACACACCACGGTCGACCCGGACGCCAAGGGCAACGAGCGTTTCGCCAATGCCGATCGCTCCAGCAGTTTCACCGCCGGCAGCCTGTCATCCGGCGCGGTGTACACGCTGACGCCGGTCTGGTCGGTCGCTGCAACGCTGGGCTACACCGAACGCGCGCCGACGTTCTATGAGCTTTACGCCAACGGCGCCCACGTCGCCACCGGCACTTATGAAGTCGGGGATGCGGGGCTGTCGAAAGAGAAAGCCGTCTCCAGCGACCTGGCCCTGCGTTTCGACAACGGTACGCACAAGGGCAGCGTCGGCGTCTTCTATAGCCATTTCTCCAACTACATCGGCCTGCTCGGGACGGGGCGCACGCTCAACGAAGAAGGGGAGGAGGACGCCGATGGGATTCCTGAATACACCTACTCTGGCGTACGTGCGCGCTTCAGTGGCATCGAAGCGCAGGACCGCTGGACACTGGGTGAAAACGCCTACGGCAAGTTTGCGCTGGAGCTGTCGGGCGATTACACCCGGGCCAAGAACCTCGACAACGGCCAGGACCTGCCGCGCATCGCACCGCTGCGGTTGAACACCGGTCTGTTGTGGGAGCTGGATCGCTGGCAGGCGCGCATCGATGTGGAACACGCCAGTTCCCAGCACCGGGTGCCGGACAACGAAAGCAGCACCGACGGTTACACCACGCTTGGAGCGAATGTGGGTTATCACTTTGATGTCGGACAGAGCAAATGGCTGGCCTTCGTCAATGCCGAGAACCTGACCAATCAGACCGTGCGTTATGCCAGCTCGATCCTGCGCGATATTGCGCCGGCAGAAGGGCGCAGCATTCAGGTCGGTCTGCGCACAACGTTCTGA